Sequence from the Rhodococcus jostii RHA1 genome:
GCGCCCGGCTCCGTCGCCGCGCCGCCACACAGATGCTGCGCGTGCAGATCCGGCAGATGGACGGTCGTCATCGCGAACACGATCCCCGCGTACCGGCGTACATACGCGATCGTGGAGACGAAGTCATTGTCGAGGCGTAAACGGCTTGCGGCTTCGATATCGGCCCTACGTCGCAGAGGCGCAACGATTTCCGTGGTGGTGCCCGTGGGGAGATTGGTCAGTTCTTCAATCGGTCCGAGCCGCCGGAGGTGCCTACTCCCCAGTTCGGAGACGAACGTGCCCCTCCCCGGAACGCGATACACCAGGCCATCCGCCACGAGATCGTAGAATGCTCGCCTCACCGTCTGCCGACTCAACCCATACTGTTCGGCAAGTTCGAGTTCGGTGGGAAGCTGGCGACCACCGTGAAAGTGGCCTGCAGCGATTTGCTCGCGCAGCGCGTGGGACAACCGACGATGCGCCGGCGTTTGTTCGTTGTCACGGCCACCCATCAGCCCACACCGATCCGTTCCTGTCGCCCTTCGGCATCATCAGTCGCCGCGAGGTGCTGTCTTCGCAGGCCGATCCCTCTGGATCGGACGGAACCATGGTAGTCGATTGCAGCACGGTATTCCATGTATCGGCACACCACTTCGCGTCTCTGCGCACCCGGCAACCCTGCCAACAGCGCGAGCCCCGGCCGACATCGGAGAACCAGGACCGGACCGGATGTCGGTTGTAATATGCCCTTGACCTGCATTGACAGCGTTTGGCGCCACCACTCACCAGAGGGAGGGTTGACCAATACGGCTACGGTGGGGCATCCTGATCCATATCGGAACACTGTGCCGTATAGAGGCACGGATGAAGGGTTGAAGCCTCATGACTGCTGTAGTTGACGACGTCGGTTCGTCAGGAGCCGGGTATCTCACCGACGAGCGCCTCGCGATCCAGGCGATGGCGCGAGAGTTCGCCGCCAAGGAAGTATTGCCCGTGGCGAACGAACTCGATCCGGTCAAGGGTGAGATTCCGATGGAACTGCGCCAGAAGATGGCCGAGCTGGGCTTTTTCGGTGTTCTGATTCCCGAGGAATACGGCGGGCTGGGCCTCGGGGTCTTCGAATACGCCCTGATCGTCGAGGAACTTGCCCGCGCGTGGATGAGCGTGTCGAGCCTGATCACTCGCGGACAACAATTCACCGCGGGTTTCACCGAGGAACAGCGCCGCGAGTACCTGCCGCGGATGGCTACGGGCGATTTCCTCAGCGCCTTTGCCTTGTCCGAGCCCGATGCAGGATCCGATGTGGCAGCGCTGTCGACTCGGGCCCGCAGAGAAGCCGACGGGTGGCGGATCAGCGGCCAGAAGATGTGGTGCACGTTCGCCGACGGAGCCGACTACCTTCAGGTATTTGCCCGTACGTCACCCATTGACCGCGACCACCGATCGCGCGGTATCAGCTGTTTCATCATGCCGAAGCCTCGGGGTGAGCTGCCCCCGGGAGTGACGGGCACGCCGGTACGGAAGATCGGATATCACGGATGGAAGACGTGGGAGCTGTCCTTCGACAACGCCTACGCCGCTGGTGACTCCATGGTCGGCCCCGAAGGCGAGGGCTTCAAGGTCGCCATGGGCGATCTCGAGACCGCCCGGATTCATACCGCCGCCCGCGCCATCGGCGTGGCACGCGGAGCGCTCGAAGACTCCGTTGCCTATGCGCGGCAACGCGTCCAGTTCGGCCGACCGATCGGCGAGAACCAGGCGATCCGATTCAAGATCGCGCACATGGCCACCGAGGTGGAGGCGGCCCGATCGCTGATGTACCGGGTGTGCACCGAGGTCGACGCCGGCCGGCGCAACACCGTGGAAGCATCGATGGTCAAGTACCTCGCCACCGAGATGGCCGAACGAGTGACCAGTGAGGCCCTGCAGATTCACGGCGGTGCCGGATACACCACGGATTTCGCCGTCGAACGGTACTGGCGGGATGCCAAGCTCACCAAAATCTTCGAGGGCACGTCGGAAATCCAGCTGAAGATCATCTCGGATTCGATCCTCGGAAGGCAGACACGATGACATCGCCGGTCGCCGGGCCACTGAACGATGTCGTGGTGATCGACCTGACGACCATGCTCGCGGGGCCCTTCGCCACTATGGTCCTCGGAGATCTGGGCGCCGACGTGATCAAGATCGAACCCCCTCATGGTGACTTCATCCGAGAGCAGGGACCGTTCGCACCGGATGACGAACTACGCGCATTCGGCGGGTATTTCCAGAGCGTCAATCGCAACAAGCGCAGTGTCGTTCTCGACCTCACCACCGAGGAGGGGCGCGCCTCGCTGCTCGAACTGGTCGCGCACGCCGATGTCGTCGTGGAGAACTTCCGCCACGGGGTCATGGACCGGCTGGGGCTGTCCTACGAGCGACTCCAGGAGAAGAATCCCCACCTGGTATATGCGGCGATCCGCGGATTCGGTGACGAACGCACCGGCAGCAGCCCGATGCGGGACTGGCCGGCGTACGACATCACCGTCCAGGCTGTCAGCGGCTTGATGGAAATCACCGGCGAGCCCGACCGCCCCCCCGATCAAGACCGGTCCCGGTCTCGGTGACACCGTGCCTGCACTCTTCGCGGTGATCGGCCTGCTGTCGGCCGTGCACCGTGCACGCCGCGACGGAGTCGGCGGCTTCGTCGACGTGTCGATGTACGACGCCATGCTGGCCATGTGCGAACGCGCCGTCTACCAGCACTCCTACACCGGCGACGTACCGACCCGGCAGGGAAACAGCCATCCCCTGCTCTGCCCCTTCGATGTCGTGCCCGCCGCAGACGGGTGGGTCAGTATCGCCGCGCCGGGCAACAAACATTGGCAGCAACTCTGTGCGGTAATCGGGCGCCCCGAGTTGGCTACGGACGAACGCACAAGGGACAACGTCAGCCGACTGGTCAATCGTGACTTCACCATGTCTGCGGTGACCGCGTGGACAACCACCCGGACCAAGGACCAGATCGTGGAAACACTCGGCGGCAAGGTCCCGGTGGCACCGGTCAACACCGTCGAGGACATCTATGCGGATCCCCACGTGCGTGCCCGCAACATGTTGGTCGAGGTCGATCATCCCGGCGTGCCCCACCCGGTGACGATCGCCAACTCTCCGATCAAGTTCGCGGATGCGCCCTCGACGCATGTCCGGCGAGCACCGCTACTCGGTGAACATACCGATGAAGTGCTGGCCCAGTTCGACAACGCAACAGCTGCCCTCCAGCTCGAAGAAACAAGATAGGGAGATCATGTCCAGAACACAACGACCGCGGCGTTCCTGCCTCGCGGTTCCCGGTTCGAACCCGAAGATGATCGAGAAGGCGAAGGGTCTCGATTCCGACCAGGTCTTCCTGGATCTCGAGGACGCGTGTGCTCCACTCGCGAAACCTGGTGCGCGCAAGACCATCGTCTCGGCACTCAACGAAGGCGGGTGGGGATCGAAGATTCGCGTGGTGCGGGTCAACGATCTCACCACCCACTGGACCTATCGTGACGTGGTCGAGGTCGTCGAAGGTGCCGGTGAGAATCTTGACTGCATCATGCTTCCGAAGGTGCAGTCGGCTGCCCAGATCGCCTGGCTCGACTTCACTCTGACCCAGATCGAGAAGACCATGGGTTTCGAGGTAGGCCGAATCGGAATCGAGGCGCAGATCGAGGACGCCGCCGGATTGATCAACGTCGACGAGATCGCGGCCGCGTCGCCGCGTACCGAAACGATCATCTTCGGCCCGGGCGACTTCATGGCGAGCATCAACATGAAGTCGCTCGTGATCGGTGAGCAGCCGCCGGGTTATGGGGTCGGCGACGCGTTCCACTACCCGCTGATGCGGATCCTGATGGCCGCCCGAGCGAACGGGCTGCAGGCAATCGACGGACCCTATGTTCAGGTCCGTAACGTCGATGGCTTTCGCCGGGTTGCCGGACAGGCCGCCGCACTCGGCTACGACGGGAAATGGGTGCTGCATCCGGCCCAGATCGACGCCGCCAACGACACCTTCAGTCCCGCCCAGGCCGACTACGACCATGCCGAGAACATCCTCGCCGCGTACGAGTGGTTCACCTCCGACCAGGGCGGCCGCAAGGGCGCCGTGATGCTCGGCGACGAAATGATCGACGAGGCGTCCCGCAAGATGGCGTTGGTCATCGCAGGCCAGGGCCGCGCGGCCGGCATGGAACGACTCGATGTGTGGAAGCCGGAGATCGAGACCGTAGAGAGCGGTGTGTGAACAGTGACGACCACGGAGAAAGAGCAGAACATGCAGTTCGGACGGTACTTCGAGGATTTCGAAGTCGGAGCAATCTACAGGCATTGGCCAGGCAAGACCGTCACCGAATACGACGATCACCTGTTCTGCCTGCTGACGATGAACCACCACCCGTTGCACATCAACTCCCACTTCGCTCAGGAGACAACAGAATTCGGGCGCAACGTGGTCGTGGGCAACTACGTCTACTCGCTTCTGCTCGGCATGTCCGTACAGGATGTGTCCGGCAAAGCGATCGCCAACCTCGAAATCGAATCGTTGCGGCACGTCAAGCCGACGTTCCACGGCGACACGATCTATGGCGAAACCGAGGTCCTGGAAGTCACGCCCTCGAAGTCCAAGGACGACCGAGGCGTCGTGTACGTCGAGACCCGCGGCTACAAGCAGGACGGGCAGATCGTCTGCATCTTCCGACGCAAAGTTCTCGTACCCAAGCGAAGCTACGGCGACGCACGCGGCGGCGAACAGCCCGCTCGCCCGCTGCCGCACGTGTAGTCGACCCCGGCTGGGAGGGTTCCCGCCTACAACGCCCACAGCCGTTCTCACCGAAGCCGGATGGGATCTGCGGGTCGGCTGCGTGGTCCGCGGATCGACGAGTTCGTCCCTCCGATCTTCGATCCGGGCCGGGTGTTCCTCCGCTGGTGGGAGGACGCCCGGCCCTTGACAGAGATCGCGGGAACGAACCAAGCTATCAACAGAAACACTGTGCCATATATCGGCACGATCTCGGTGCGGCCGGTTACCCGGGTGCACCACTCGGAATAGGAAGCACAATGCGAGAGCGTTACGAAACGTTCGTCGGCGGACATGACGAGCGCAGTAAGAGTGGGCAGTACTTTTCCACTCGTGATCCCGCCACAGGCGACGTCATCGCCGAAGTCGCGCTCGGCGGCGCGGAGGATATCGAGGCAGCAGTTGCCGTAGCGCAGAGCGCCTTCCGCTCGTGGCGTGACACCCCGGCCGCCACTCGCGGTCGCATCCTCCTCGAGGTCGCCCGCACACTGCGTGAACACGCAGACGAACTGGCCCGAATCGAAACACTGGATACCGGTCAGACGTTGTCGCAGTCGAACGTGGACATCGAGACTGCCGCACGATACTTCGAGTACTACGGCGGGGCGGCAGACAAGGTACACGGCGAGACGATTCCGCTGGGACCCGACTACCTCTCGTACACCCGCAACGAACCGTTCGGCGTGATCGGCGTGGTCACACCCTGGAATGCGCCGATCAACCAGGCCGCGCGGGCCATCGCACCCGCATTGGCGATGGGCAACGTGGTGGTCCTCAAACCCGCCGAGGACACGCCACTGTCGGCACTGGAGATGAGCCGTCTCGCCGTCGAAGCGGGACTGCCCGCGGGCGTTCTCAACGTCGTCCCCGGATTCGGTGCTGATGCGGGAGCTGCGCTGACCGGCCACGACAAGGTCCGCAAGATCGTCTTCACCGGCTCGGTGGAGACCGGCCGGGCGATCATGCGGGCGGCCGCCCAACGACTGATTCCGCTGACTCTCGAGTTGGGCGGGAAGTCCCCCAACATCGTCTTCGATGACGCCGATCTCGACGCGGCCGCGACAGGCGCCTGGACCGCGTTCACCACCAAGGCGGGACAGGTATGTTCTGCCGGCAGCCGGTTGCTGGTGCATTCTTCGGTGCACGACGAGTTGGTCGGTCGGCTCGTCCAGCACGCGAAGACCACGGTCATCGCGCCGGGCATCGAGGACCCGGATATCGGATCCCTGGCCACGCGAGGGCAGTTCGACAAGGTCCGCTCGTATCTTGAACTCGGGCCCAGCGAGGGTGCGCGTGTCGCGACCGGTGGACACGTCGCCGATACCGGGCGGCTGGGCCGTGGGTTGTTCATCGAGCCGACCATCTTCGTCGACGTCGACAACACGATGCGCGTGGCGCGCGAGGAGATCTTCGGCCCGGTGCTGACGGTGCTCCGATTCGATTCCGATGAGGAGGCGGTCGAGATCGCCAACGACAGCGACTACGGACTCGTCGCGGGGGTCTGGACCAGAGACCACGGCCGGGCTCATCGCGTGGCCGGCGCCATCGAGGCGGGGCAGGTCTTCATCAACCAGTATTTCGCCGGTGGTGTCGAAACCCCGTTCGGTGGCTACAAGTTGAGCGGTTTCGGCCGGGAGAAGGGCTTCGAGGCGCTCAAGCACTACTGCCAGCTCAAGACGATTACCGCACGGTTATGACGTCCGCAGATCACGTCTCTCGATGACTAAGTACGCCGACGAGACAATCAACGGGATAGATCGCAGCACCCATAAGCGGCGCAGTAGCTGGGGCGTCGACGGGAGTGCGCAATGCACCAAACCCGAGGAGGCCCGAGTCGTCCACAATGCCGATCGGCATCGCTTCGAACTCCGGGTTCGAGGAGAGCCGGTCGGCATTCTGGGGTATTTCGATCTGCGACACCTCACTGAACCGCTCAGGATCCAAGGCAATATCGGGCCCAGCCCGAGGACGTCGTTCTACTCGCACACGAGAGTCGTGGAAAGATCCGAAAACCGTGCATTCGCTGCCCTATTCGTGTAACAGGCGCTCGACCTCGCCCGCGACAACCGATGAAAGGTGCGACCGGTCTGCCCGTATGTTCGAAGTTCCTCGACGATCGCCCGGAATACGGCGATCTCATTGTTCGCCTGGACAGTAGGCGGGCGCGTCACACACCGCGACAACGCCCCGGCACAGAGCACAGCTCAGCACGGGGGGCGTTCTCCATCGCTGAGGCATTGTGGAAGAAATTTCCCAAGTAGTAGCGATCCGCTGGCATGTAGAAGCCACGGACCGCGACCCGGGAACCCCGTAGCCCTGTCAATCCTCCCGATCGCGACTGACTTACCTCGTACCTACACGATCGCAGTGAACACCGCGCGATCGTCACGGCCGTCCCGTCCGGGCTCGCGGGGCACACCCCGCGAGCCCACCGTGATTTCCGCAGGTATGGCGCGATCGGGTGTTGTCCTGGGTTGCCCACTCCGATCCACTCCGCATGCCGCCCGCTTGTCGCCACCAAATCGGACGGACGGATGCCGGCATCTTCCGAATGACTAACCTACCCGCAGGCGAACCACGCTTCGGGGGGTTCCCCCCTGAGTGAGGACATCGTGAACACTGGGTCGTGAAGGTCCCAGAGGAAGAGATGTCACTGATGGCGATGAAGGCGTACTCGGCGGAGTTCAAGGCCGATGCCGTCGCGCTGTACCTGTCCGACCCGAGCCACACCTTTGAGGGCATCGGCAACGACCTGGGAGTCAGCCGCGAGACCCTGCGCAACTGGGTGCGGGCCGAACGCAAACGCACCGGTACCTCCACGGCCGAGCTCCGGGCCGACGGGGCTGCGCGGCCGGCATCCCGGGCCGGCGAGGTATCGTCCGAGTCCGTGTTGGAGGAAGAAAACAAGCAGCTCAAGGCCCAAATCCGGAAGCTCGAAACCGAGCGGGAGATCCTGCGCAAGGCCGCGAAGTATTTCGCGGGCGAGACGAATTGGTGAGCCGCTTCCAGTTCGTTGACGACCACTGCGACACCGTTCCGGTGAAGTGGCTGTGCCAGATCCTCGAAGTCTCCCGCTCGGGCTTCTACCGGTGGCGGACCTCCGGACCGGCCCGGGCCGCCCGTGCCCGCGCCGACGAGGAGCTGGCCGAGCGGATCCGCGCTATCCATGCCGACTTCGATGGCACCTACGGTGCCCCGCGCATCACGGCCGAACTGCGCGAGGCCGGGATCGAGGTCAATCACAAGCGGGTCGAGCGGGTGATGCGTGAGCACGGGATCGTCGGGGTGCACCTGCGCAAACCGGTGCGCACCACCGTCCCCGATCCGGACGCGGCCGCGGTGCCGGACCTGATCCGGCGGGACTTCACCGCGAGCGCACCGAACACTCGATACGTCGGCGACATCACCTACCTCCCAGTCGGTGACGGTGAATTTCTGTATCTGGCGACGGTGTTGGACCTGGGCTCGCGACGGTTGGCGGGGTGGTCGATCGCCGACCACATGCGTACCGAGTTGGTCACCGATGCGATGCGGGCGGCGGCGGCCTGTCGCGGCGCCGCAGGGCTCGAGGGGTCAATTTTCCACTCCGACAACGGAGCCCAGTATGCATCGGCCGAGTTCGCCGACCTCTGCCGCGAGCTGGGGGTGACCCGGTCGCGGGGTGCGGTCGGAACGTCGGCGGACAACGCGGCCGCCGAGTCGCTGAACGCGACGTTGAAACGGGAGACGCTGCAGGGGCGGAAGCGCTGGAACAGTGCGGGTGAGGCCCGCGCCGCCATCTTCCGCTGGATCACCCGCTACAACACGCGAAGGAGGCATTCCACCCTCGGTCAGATCTGTCCGATCGAGTTCGAGCAGCGATCGGCTACGCTGGCCACCGCTGCATAGGAATTGGTGTCCACATCTCGGGGGGAACGCCCTCGCCCGGCTGTTGAAGGGTCGTGCCGAGACGGGCAGTCAGCGGTGTTGCCAGACAGGGGGACGTTTGGCGAGGAAGGCGGTAATCCCCTCCTGCGCATCGTAAGTGGTGGCATTCACAGCCATCGTCTCTTGCATCTGCCGGTACGCTTCGTCCTCGGACAATTCGATTTGCCGGTAGAAGGCTTCTTTCCCGGTAGCCAGGGTCAGTGCGCTCGCCCCCGCGACCGTTTCGGCCAACGATCGCGTTACCTCGGTCAGGGTTTGGGGTTCGGCGACGAGGTTGATCAGACCCCAGGTCTCTGCCGTGACCGCATCGATCATCTCACCGGTAAGGAGCATCCGTAGGACCCGCTTTCTGCCGATCGCACGGGAGAGTGCGACCATCGGTGTCGAGCAGAACAAGCCGATCTTGACCCCCGGAGTGCCGAATCGAGCCGTCGAGGACGCCACCGCCAGGTCACAGGCAGCGACGAGTTGACAACCCGCGCGAGTGCCACACCCTGCACCGAGGCAATGACCGGTTGAGGAACGCGATGTATCGCCTGCATCATCTCGATGCAAGCAGCGAAGACCGCGCGTCCGTCATCGAGAGAGCACCCAACGAGTTCATTGAGATCGTGGCCGGCGGAAAATGCCGCCCCGCTCGCCTGGAGCACGATCACTCGGATCGAGTTATCGCCTCCCAACGCACCGAGAGCGTCCCGAATCCCTCGCATCACGTTCACCGACAGGGGATTACGACGATCTGGATCCGTCAGAGTGATCCAACCAATGGGTCCGTCGGCGCTGATGCCGATTGACGCCGAGCCAATTCTCGAGTCGGTCATCGTCTCCCTTTCTAAACCAGCAGCAGGACAATGCAGCCGCTGGGCGCTGATGGCACTCGGCCTAGCTGTTGCGGATACGCTCGGCGGACGCGAGGGACTTCAGGCCGTACACGACAGCACCTCCGGCTCTGAGACTGGCTGCGATATAGGTCGCCTCCGCCAACTCTTCATCGCTTGCACCGCAGGCGACGGCATCATTGGTGTGCACCTTGATGCATCCTTCGCACTGCGTGGTCAGTGCGACCGCCACGGCCATGAGTTCTCGGTATTTTCGGGGGATCTCACCGGGTCCGGTGAAGACCGAGGCATTGAAGGCGGCCAGCGCCTGCCCCATAGAGCTGGCTCGGTCACCGAGCGGCGCCGTGCGATGGTTGTGCGTCATCACAGTCATCAAGTTTCCTTCAGATAATGGCTCGAAGAGCGTTTCGAGACAACGGTCGCCAACGTCACCTTCGTGTGGACATTGGCCGAGTTCGTCTAAACCGCATTCTGCGTCGATGTCTTCTCCCGCCGAATTCTGGGTTGGCGGGTGATGACTACGAGGCCACGCCGTTGGTCAGCGGCGTCCTCGAGCAAGCGCTGTTCACGCGACGGAGGACTGATTTCCGTTTCACTCTAACAGGTTTGGTGCATCACGCGGATGCGGGCAGTCTGTACAGGTCGCTAGCGTTCACCGAGGCGTTGGTCGAATCCGGGATCACGGGCTCGATCGGCAGCGTCGCCGACGCCCTCGATAATGCCATGATGGAGTCGGCCATAGGGCTCTACATGACCGAGCCCATCCGCTGGGAATGGGTATGGACCGGACGGGCCGAGGCGGAGCGGGAGGCGGCCGAGTGAGTTCGCTGGTTCAATGCTCGGCATAGACCTGGGGCACCGTGGGAGCAGCAGCCAGATAGCTCAACCGTGGACAACATCAGATCGGCCATTGTGGCCCGACCAGCGACGCTATCTCCGACATACTGAAAACGGGAATTGACAACGCAGACTCGGTGTTGGACTATCAACACACGGCGTGCCGACTAGCGGAACAGCATGCCAATAGACAGAGCTGCGGCGCGGATCTCCTGCGCACAAACCGACACGAAGGCGGAACCATGGGCGTGGGACTTGACGATGACCTGCTACGTGACTTTTTCGGCAACGCCGAACAACGTGCGATTTTCGACGGACCGCAGCGACTGCAGGGGTGGCTGGATGTAGAGCGCGCTCTAGCACAAACTCAGGCTGAACTCGGAATCATCCCGGCCGAAGCTGCGCAGCGTATTTCAGCGCACTGCCAGAGCGATCTTTTCGATATCAATAAGCTGCGCCAACACGTCAACGCAACGCAACATCCAATCGTTCCGATGGTTAACGCGCTGGAGAAGTTGGTTGGCACAGAGTTTGGACAGTTCGTGCACTACGGTGCAACTTCTCAAGACATTATGGATTCCGGTCAAGCCCTTCAACTGCGTCAATCACTGCAGGGTATTGAGCGCGATGTAGCTGCAGCCACGAAGGCAGCCGCGTCGCTCGCTCTGAAACATCGCAACACTACTCAAGTTGGTCGAACGCATGGACAACACGCCGTTCCGATCTCATTCGGTCTGAAGGCCGCTACCTGGGTAGATGAGCTGCAGCGGTTGCAAACACGCATAGCAGAATCGCGCGATCGAATTCTCACAGTTCAGATCTTCGGTGCCGCCGGAAGCATGGCGGGGTACGGTGACCGTGCCTTCGAAGTAAAAGCGGGTGTGGCATCGCGGCTCGGCCTTACGGAACCAGTGGCACCCTGGCACGCGACTCGAGACCGCATAGCCGAGCTAGGTTCCTTGATGGCCCTCCTCGCTGGTGTATCCGAGAGGATCGCGGCAGAGGTGATTCGCCTGCAATCCACAGAATTTGGGGAACTGGTCGAGCCTCTCCAGCCTGGTCACATCGGATCATCGACGATGCCGCAAAAGCGAAATCCGCACCTTTCCGAAGGCATCGTAGCCAAAGCACGAATTGCGCAAAGCCTATCCGCTGGGCTACTCCGAAATGGCGCTCACCAGCACGAACGAGACATGGGGGCATGGGCTGTCGAGTGGCTGACTGTCCCTGAGTTGATGGTTGGATCTGGCGCGATGGCAGCCGATCTGAACCATCTGCTGGAAGGTTTGCAAGTAAATGCCGAGTGTATGCGAAGAAATGTCGGAATCACCGGGGGCCAGGTCAACGCCGAATCGCTGATGATGATTCTTGATTCATCAATTGGACGTGATCATGCCCATCACCTTCTTGTCGAGTTGACCCGATCCGCCGACCTTCAAAACCTGAACTTCTCCGAGGTTGCGACAGCCGATGAACGAGTAGCCTCCCACCTGTCGCAGGATCAGATAATGAAAGCTCTTGATCCAGCGCAATACCTAGGTTTCGCGCCCGAGGTGGCAGACCGCGTCAGTCGCGCGCTCACCGCTGAGGCGGAGGACCGACCCTCCATCAGCTCATAGCAACCGTACGGATCCGACACCTGTTCAATCTTACGGCGAGCAGGCCAGCGACAGGAACGATCCACTCAACTTGTACGGCGTCCAGAGAAGTTGATTTCGAGCGCACACTCGTGCCCTATTCGGTTCAACGAGGGCACGAGCGCGGGAAACCCACCGGCGGTCGTGACTACCTTGTCGCGCACACCACACAATATGCAGTCGAAACAAGGCCGAACGCAAGCGCTGGGCTGACGAATCGTAAGGAACAAGAATTGAAACTTGGACTTCGGATACCACAACGCGACAAGGTGAACCTTCGTCTAGACGTCACCGAGGTGGCTCAGACTGCGGAAAATAACGGATTTGAGAGCCTCTGGGTCTATGAGCGAAGCCTCTATCCACTAACGCCCGAGGAACCCTATCCATACTCTGATCCGCCCGGTGGCGATTGGCCATCCTATTATCGGCAAACCGCAGATCCACTCAGCGTACTTGCCGCTGCCGCGATGGTAACGAGTCACGTGCGTCTTGGGACGAGCGTGCTGATAGCCGCGCAACATATTCCTTTCCAACTGGCGAAAACAATAGCAACAATCGATCAGATCAGTGAAGGCCGATTCGTCGCGGGATTCGGTGCCGGATGGTCGAAAGACGAAATACGCGCCGCAGGAGCGGATCCCAAGTTTCGAGGGCGCTACCTCGACGAGACGCTCGATGTCCTCGCGGCAGCATGGGGACCGGACCCAGTGAGCTACCAAGGACGACGAACGATCGTCAACAACGCTATCGTGGCCCCAAAGCCGGCGTCACGAGTGCCTGTTCTCATCGGGGGCGGAGGTACCCCCCGGACCATCGAACGAATCGCTTCTCGAGCCGATGGATGGCTGTCTATTCCCTTCGGCTCAAAAGGTTTCCAGGAGATCGAATCCACCTGGAACAAGATCCGCGAGCGGGCCGTCGAACTAGGTCGCTCCGCCGAACACCTCGAGCACATCGTCTGTGCAAATATAACTCTCACCTCCGAGCTCGCGGGGGCCGAACGCACACCTTTCGTCGGCACGCTCGACCAGATTGTCGAGGACGTCGTCGCTGCGTCGAAAGTGGGCGTCGACGAGCTGATCATCGATCTGAACCTTCAAGATCCTTGGTTCACCGAGAGCAGAAAAATGCTGGACACGGCACTCGAGATCTTCCACCGTGTAAACAAACGCTGAACATACGGTAGCCGATAAGATGTCGGGTTCTTCGGAATCACAATAGGGAGATATCGGCACGAGGCAGCGTGCATACCGGTCCCCTGATCGCGACCACAAGGGCCACCGGAAACGCCGCGGATCCCGTCGGCCACCGCGAAGGCCGCAATCGCCTTCGCCGCCCCATGGCCACCTCCGCCCATTGGCCATCATGGTCATTCGGTTTCATCGGACTGGCGTGGTTCAGCTATCGGTTACTGCCTACAACGAGGCCAAGGACGCCACAGAAGGTGCCGTGGGGAAACAGGCACAGGACGCAAACCCGGGAGCCAAAAGGACTCGTGATGCCGTACTTGATCGGAGTCGCGATCATCATCGTCACGCTGGCCTTCCTGCTACTCGAGACTTCCGGCTGTATGGTCGCCGGGATCATTGCGTGATCACCGCGTAGGTGCCCGCTCGCAACTCGATCGAGGTACCCGTCGACGAGCCCGTGACAGCGGCCGAACCGATTGCCGGGTTCGCGATCAGGGCGAGAGCGGAGAATCCGGCGATCGCGCCGGCACAGACGATACGGCGCGTGATTGATGCAGCCACGAGAATGTGGCTTTTCGATTGTCACCGCGCCCCTGCGCACCGGTTGCCCAGGCGTCGCTTCCACCGATTGTGGTAACGATG
This genomic interval carries:
- a CDS encoding GntR family transcriptional regulator → MGGRDNEQTPAHRRLSHALREQIAAGHFHGGRQLPTELELAEQYGLSRQTVRRAFYDLVADGLVYRVPGRGTFVSELGSRHLRRLGPIEELTNLPTGTTTEIVAPLRRRADIEAASRLRLDNDFVSTIAYVRRYAGIVFAMTTVHLPDLHAQHLCGGAATEPGAIGAHTIIGLLEPHLASPVVELVQSITVAPASEETAHHLDCPVGHPLLRADRVYLDSDSRAVELAVGYYLPEHYTYRNTIGRS
- a CDS encoding acyl-CoA dehydrogenase family protein; the protein is MTAVVDDVGSSGAGYLTDERLAIQAMAREFAAKEVLPVANELDPVKGEIPMELRQKMAELGFFGVLIPEEYGGLGLGVFEYALIVEELARAWMSVSSLITRGQQFTAGFTEEQRREYLPRMATGDFLSAFALSEPDAGSDVAALSTRARREADGWRISGQKMWCTFADGADYLQVFARTSPIDRDHRSRGISCFIMPKPRGELPPGVTGTPVRKIGYHGWKTWELSFDNAYAAGDSMVGPEGEGFKVAMGDLETARIHTAARAIGVARGALEDSVAYARQRVQFGRPIGENQAIRFKIAHMATEVEAARSLMYRVCTEVDAGRRNTVEASMVKYLATEMAERVTSEALQIHGGAGYTTDFAVERYWRDAKLTKIFEGTSEIQLKIISDSILGRQTR
- a CDS encoding CaiB/BaiF CoA transferase family protein, whose protein sequence is MTSPVAGPLNDVVVIDLTTMLAGPFATMVLGDLGADVIKIEPPHGDFIREQGPFAPDDELRAFGGYFQSVNRNKRSVVLDLTTEEGRASLLELVAHADVVVENFRHGVMDRLGLSYERLQEKNPHLVYAAIRGFGDERTGSSPMRDWPAYDITVQAVSGLMEITGEPDRPPDQDRSRSR
- a CDS encoding CaiB/BaiF CoA transferase family protein, which codes for MPALFAVIGLLSAVHRARRDGVGGFVDVSMYDAMLAMCERAVYQHSYTGDVPTRQGNSHPLLCPFDVVPAADGWVSIAAPGNKHWQQLCAVIGRPELATDERTRDNVSRLVNRDFTMSAVTAWTTTRTKDQIVETLGGKVPVAPVNTVEDIYADPHVRARNMLVEVDHPGVPHPVTIANSPIKFADAPSTHVRRAPLLGEHTDEVLAQFDNATAALQLEETR
- a CDS encoding HpcH/HpaI aldolase/citrate lyase family protein, whose product is MSRTQRPRRSCLAVPGSNPKMIEKAKGLDSDQVFLDLEDACAPLAKPGARKTIVSALNEGGWGSKIRVVRVNDLTTHWTYRDVVEVVEGAGENLDCIMLPKVQSAAQIAWLDFTLTQIEKTMGFEVGRIGIEAQIEDAAGLINVDEIAAASPRTETIIFGPGDFMASINMKSLVIGEQPPGYGVGDAFHYPLMRILMAARANGLQAIDGPYVQVRNVDGFRRVAGQAAALGYDGKWVLHPAQIDAANDTFSPAQADYDHAENILAAYEWFTSDQGGRKGAVMLGDEMIDEASRKMALVIAGQGRAAGMERLDVWKPEIETVESGV
- a CDS encoding MaoC/PaaZ C-terminal domain-containing protein, producing MQFGRYFEDFEVGAIYRHWPGKTVTEYDDHLFCLLTMNHHPLHINSHFAQETTEFGRNVVVGNYVYSLLLGMSVQDVSGKAIANLEIESLRHVKPTFHGDTIYGETEVLEVTPSKSKDDRGVVYVETRGYKQDGQIVCIFRRKVLVPKRSYGDARGGEQPARPLPHV